In the genome of Neisseria lactamica, the window ACGATTATGCGATGGAGTTGGCGGAAAAAGAAGGGCTGACCTATATCGCACCGTTTGACGATCCCGATGTGATTGCGGGGCAGGGGACGGTGGGGATGGAAATTGTCAGCCAGCATCCGGATGATATTCACGCCGTATTCGTCCCGATAGGGGGAGGCGGTTTGGCGGCGGGCGTGGCGGCATTTATCAAGCAGGTTCGTCCCGAAATCAAAGTTATCGGCGTACAGACCAACGATTCCTGCTGTATGAAGCAGTCGGTCGAAGCGGGAGAAATCGTCCATTTGAAAGATGTCGGGCTGTTTTCAGACGGCACGGCGGTCAAAGTCGTCGGAAACGAAACCTTCCGCCTCTGCAAAGAACTTTTGGATGAAATCATTACAGTCGATACCGATGCGGTTTGCGGTGCGGTCAAGGATATTTTCGATGATATGCGCAGCATTACCGAGCCGGCCGGCGCGTTGGCATTGGCGGGACTGAAGGCTTATATCGCACGCGGCGGCATCAAGGGGCAGACCCTGATTGCCGTTACCAGCGGTGCGAATATGAATTTTCACCGTTTGCGCCACGTTTCGGAACGGAGCGAATTGGGCGAGGGCAACGAAGGCATTTTTGCCGTAACCATTCCCGAAGAACGCGGCAGCTTCCTTAAGTTTGTCAATATATTGGGAAATAGGAATATTACCGAGTTCAACTACCGCTACGGGGACGATGAAAAAGCGCATATTTTTGTCGGACTTCAAGCGGCAGGCCCGCAGGATTTGGCGGTTATCGGCAGCCGGTTGGATGAGGCGGGATTGCCCAATGTCGATTTGACCAACAATGAGATTGCCAAAATCCATATCCGCTATATGGTCGGAGGGCGGACGGACAAAGTGGCAAACGAGCGGCTGGTCAGTTTTGAGTTTCCGGAGCGTCCGGGGGCGTTGGCACGCTTTTTGAACCATATGCAGGGAGGGTGGAATATTACGCTCTTCCATTACCGCAACCACGGTGCGGATTACGGGCGGATTTTGGTCGGTATCGACGTGCCGCCGCACGATGCCGCCGCATTTGACGGTTTCTTGGAAAGTCTGGGATACAGCTATCACGAGGAAACGCAAAATGCCGCGTACAAGCTGTTTCTTGCTTAATGGGTAATACACAATGCCGTCTGAAAGCCTTTCAGACGGCATTGTGCTTTCAAGGTTAAATCGAATATTCGATCAGCTCGTTTTGAGAAAAGACATAAATCTGTTTCGGAATCAGCTTCAATTCTTTTCCTTCGGCGATTGGGTAGCGCGCGGCATCGCTGCCAGCCAGCGTGATATGCACGTCCTGTTTGCCGTGTTTCACCAAAACGTGCGTCAATGCGCCGACGGCGTGGATTTTTTCGATTTCGGCACAAATCATCGGGGTTTCGTGTTCGGCGGCGATCTGCCATTCGTGCGGACGGATATAGCCGGTGGCGGTTTGCTCCTGCCATTTGTATTGCGCGTCCAATTTCCACGCGAAACCGTTGTAATGCCAGAAGCCTTTTTCGATTCTGCCTTCAAAAGCGTCGGTTTCGCCGAGGAACTCGGTAACGAAGGCGTTTTCGGGTTTGCGGTAAATGGCTTCGGCACTGCCGGTTTGTTCGATTTTGCCGTGGTTCATCACGACGATTTCGTCGGAAACTTCGAGGGCTTCTTCTTGGTCGTGCGTAACCAGAATGCTGGTTACGCCTAGGTTGTGATGGATGTCGCGCAACCAGGTGCGTAATTCTTTGCGTACTTTGGCATCCAGCGCGCCGAAGGGTTCGTCCAAAAGCAGGAGTTTCGGTTCGACCGCAAGCGCGCGGGCGAGGGCGATGCGCTGGCGTTGCCCGCCGGAGAGTTGGTGCGGATAGGATTTTGCCAAATGCGAGAGTTGTACGAGTTTCAGCAATTCTTCGACTTTGGCGCGGATTTGTCCTTTGGACGGGCGTTCGGACTTGGGCAATACGGTCAAACCGAAAGCGACGTTGTCAAACACGTTCATGTGGCGGAAGAGGGCGTAGTGTTGGAACACGAAACCGACTTTGCGTTCGCGGACGTGTTTGGCGGTTACGTCCTGCCCGTCAAACAGAATCTTGCCGCCGTCGGCGTTTTCCAGTCCGGCGATAATGCGTAAAAGTGTGGTTTTGCCGCAGCCGGACGGGCCGAGCAGGGAAACGAGTTTGCCGGTGGGGACGTTGAGGTTGATGTTTTTCAGCACATGAAAATTGCCGAAGTGTTTGTTTAAGTTTTGGATGGTGATGCTCATGCTGCGTTCCTTTCGGCGGCGGCGAGTTTTTTATCTTGTAATTTGGTGATGATGTTTTGCACCGCCAGCGTCGCCAGTGCCAAAAGTGCCAATACGCCGGAGAGGGCGAATGCGCCGGTGAAATTGTATTCGTTGTAGAAGATTTCGACCAAAAGCGGAATGGTGTTGGTTTCGCCGCGTATATGTCCCGATACCACGCTGACCGCGCCGAATTCGCCCATCGCGCGGGCGTTGGTAAGGATGATGCCGTAGAGTAACGCCCATTTGATGTTGGGCAGGGTAACGCGCCAAAACATCTGCCAGCCGCTTGCGCCGAGTATCATGGCGGCCTGTTCTTCGCTGTCGCCCTGCGCCTGCATCAGCGGGATGATTTCGCGCGCGACAAAGGGGAAGGTAACGAACAGCGTCGCCAAAACAATGCCGGGGATGGCGAAAATAATCTGTATGCCTTGCGCTTCGAGCCGGCCGCCCAATGCCGTGTGCGCGCCGAACAATAAGACGAACATCAAACCGGCAACCACGGGCGATACGGAAAACGGCAAATCGAGCAGGGTGGTCAGCAACTGCTTGCCGCGAAAATCAAAACGGGTCAGCAGCCACGCCATCGCCACGCCCAAGACGGCATTGACGGGGACGACAATCAGCGCGGTAATCAGCGTCAATTTGATGGCAGACCATGCTTCGGAATCGCTTAAGGATTTCAGGTACAAATCCCAACCGCCTTTTAAGGCTTCGTAAAACACGGCGACGAGCGGCACGACCAGCATCAGCAGCAGAAAGCCCAAGGCGGCGGTAATCAGCAACACGCGCAGCCAACGCGGTTCGGTCAGGTTGGGATTGGCGGAATAGGGTTTCATAGCGGTGGTGTTCCCCGGTTGGTTTGAAAATGTTTGGAGGTCGTCTGAAAAACTGTGTTTTGGGGAGCGGATTCGTTTTCAGACGACCTTTTATCTTTTATGTTAAAAGAGAAATAAAAAAGTCTAGCTGCCGTCATTCCCGCGCAGGCGGGAATCCATTAGTGAATTTCGGCTGCCTTATTGATTTTCTGTTTTCCTGTTGCCTTGTGGCGGATTCCCGCCTGCGCGGGAATGACGGCAACAGCGTAGTTCAGGTTTTCAGACGACCTTTTTAGAAGGCAGGTCGGATTCTTGAATCCGACAAAATATCCGGTGTTCCGGTGTTTCAGTTCCAGGTGTCAAAACATCAGATTTAAGAATCCGACCTACGTTTTTCAGACGGTCTATCAACCCTTCGCGCCCGAACGCCTGCCCAACGCCCACTGCATCACGTTCAGCGCAAACAGGATGACAAACGAAATCATCAGCATAAACAACGCTACTGCCGACGCGCCCTGTACGTCGAACTGTTCCAACTTGCCCGTAATAATCAGCGGCAAGATTTCGGAAACCATCGGAATATTGCCCGCGATAAAAATCACCGAGCCGTATTCCCCCGTTGCCCGCGCGAACATCATTCCCGCGCCGGTCAAGAGTGCCGGCGTGATTTCCGGCAGCAGCACGCGGCGGAACGTCGTAAAGCGGTTTGCACCCAAAGTCGCCGCCGCTTCCTCATATTCGCCCGATAATTCTTCCAATACCGGCTGCACGGCGCGGATGATAAAGGGCAGGCTGACGACGACCAGCGAAATCCAAATGCCGACGGGCGTAAATGCGATTTTGATGCCCAAAGGCTCGAAAAAACGGCCTATCCAACCGTTTGGCGCATACAGGGTTGCCAACGCGATACCGGTAACCGCCGTCGGCAGCGCAAACGGCAAATCGACCAGCGCGTTCACCAGACCCTTGCCCGGGAATTCATAGCGCACCAACACCCACGCCACCAGCGTGCCGAACACGATATTGGTCAGCATCGCATAAAACGACATCCGCAAACTCAGCCACACCGCTGCCAACACGTTCGGCTCGGTAATTGTGTTCCAAAAGCCGCCCCAGCCGATTTCCGCCGCCTTCGCCGTCATCATCGCAAACGGCAAAACCACCAGAAGCGACAGGCACAATACGGTCAGACCGAGGCTGATTTTGAAGCCGGGCAGTACGCCGGGCGTTTTGAGCAGTAACATAAAACAATGCTGAAAATAAGGAAAAGGAAGGGCTACTTTAACGATGCCGTCCGAAAAACGGAAAGAATGGAAAGTTTGGTGCAAAGACGAATTTGTTATAAAGCGGTTGGCAGTTTCTCAAGCGGGCTCGATGTTTTAAAATAACGCCTTGTTTTGACGGAAAACCATCATATAAAGGAACACTTATGCAGATTTTATCTTTTCAGGAAAGTATTGCGGAGCGTATGCTCGTCGGCACGGAAGGAGAATCGGTGCATCGGGACGCGCAGTTCGTCCAAACGGCAAACGGTTATTGGATTGCGTGGCATCAAGGTTTGGCGGCATTGCTTGCGCCGGATACGCCTCCCGATATTCCGTGTTTTTGGGTAGAGGGGGCGGAAAGCCTTGAAGAATTGTGCGCCATGGTCGAGCGCGGCGAGTTTGACGAAGTGGAAGAGTTTGACGGCGATGACGACGCGTGGCTCGAAGCGGCTAAAGGTTGCGGGTACCACGGCGACGCTTGCGCTTGCGGACATTGATTCGGATTTCCCGTAAAAAATGCCGTCTGAAATGTGTTCAGACGGCATTTTGCCGGTTTGCGGCTTATGCGGCGAAGCGTTTGGCGACTTCGTCCCAGTTGACGATTTCCCAAAAACCTTTCAGGTAGTTGGGACGGCTGTTGCGGTAGTCGATGTAATAGGCGTGTTCCCACACGTCGCAGGTCAGCAGCGGAGTGTTTTCAGTGGTCAGCGGAGTTACCGCGTTGGAAGTGGAAACCAAATCCAATCCGCCGGCAGGGGTTTTTACCAGCCACGCCCAACCGGAGCCGAAAGTACCGGCCGCGCAGGCATTGAACGCTTCTTGGAATTTCTCGAAGCTGCCCCATTTCGCGTCGATGGCGGCGGCCAGTTCGCCGGAAGGTTTGCCTTGACCTTTGGGCGTGAAACCCAGCCAGTAGAAGGTGTGATTCCAAGTTTGCGCAGCGTTGTTGAACACGCCGCCCGAAGATTTTTTCACAATCTCTTCCAGAGGCAGGTTTTCAAATTTCGTACCTTTGATTTGATTGTTCAGATTGGTGATGTAGGTTTGATGGTGTTTGCCGTAGTGGAATTCCAAAGTCTCTTTGCTCAGATGCGGGGACAATGCGTCCGGCTCATAAGGCAGTTGCGGCAGCTTATGTTCCATTTTGTGCTCCTAATATTGTTTTAAATGTTGTATTTTGGCAGTGTTGCTGCAAATAACCCTGCAGCTTGCGTATTCTACCTGTTTTGCGGTGCGGAAACCAATTGAACCTGCTTTACGCTATAATAGAAGATTGCAATTTCGGCACAATAGATAGGATGCACCATCATGAACGATTACGCGGCTATGCCGTCTGAAGACCGTGAGATCAGCCCATTGTCGCTTCCGCCGCACTCAATGGAGGCGGAACAATCCGTTTTGGGCGGGCTGTTGCTGGAAAATCCGGCTTGGGACAGGATTGCCGATGTGGTTTCGGGAGAGGATTTCTACCGCCACGAACACCGCCTGATTTTCCGATCTGTTGCCAAACTGATTAATGAGAGCCGTCCTGCCGATGTGATTACGGTTCAGGAAGATTTGCAGCGGAACGAAGAATTAGAAGCGGCAGGCGGATTCGAATATCTGATTTCCCTGGCGCAAAACACCCCGTCTGCCGCCAACATCCGGCGTTATGCCGAAATCGTGCGCGAGCGTTCCATTATGCGCCAACTCGCCGAAGTGGGAACGGAAATCGCACGCAGCGCCTACAATCCGCAAGGCAGGGACGCGGGGCAGCTTTTGGACGAGGCGGAAAACAAAGTGTTCCAAATCGCCGAAAGCACATCCAAATCCAAACAGGGCTTTTTGGAGATGCCCGATTTGCTGAAAGAAGTCGTACAGCGCATCGATATGCTTTATTCGCGCGACAATCCTGACGAAGTAACCGGCGTGCCGACAGGGTTTGCCGACCTCGATAAAAAAACCTCGGGTCTGCAGCCGGGAGATTTGATTATTGTCGCCGGCCGCCCGTCTATGGGTAAAACCGCCTTCTCCATCAATATTGCCGAGTATGTCGCCATTGAAAAACATTTGCCCGTCGCCGTTTTCTCGATGGAAATGGGCGGGGCGCAATTGGTCATGCGTATGCTCGGTTCGGTCGGACGCTTGGATCAGAGCGTCCTGAAAACAGGCAGGTTGGAAGACGAACATTGGGGGCGTTTGAACGAAGCGGTCGTCAAACTTTCCGACGCGCCTATGTTTATTGACGAAACCCCGAATCTTGCCGCCCTCGAGCTGCGCGCCCGCGCCCGCCGCCTCGCCCGCCGGTTTGACGGCAGATTAGGCTTGATCGTCATCGACTACCTGCAACTGATGGCGGGATCGGGGCGTTCGGACAACCGCGCTTCCGAGCTGGGCGAAATTTCCCGCTCCCTCAAAGCCCTGGCAAAAGAGTTGCAAGTCCCCATCATTGCCCTGTCGCAATTGAGCCGCACTGTCGAACAGCGCACCGACAAACGCCCGATGATGTCCGACTTGAGGGAGTCGGGCGCAATCGAGCAGGATGCCGACCTGATTATGTTTATGTACCGCGACGAATACTATAACCAAGAATCGGAGATGAAGGGTTTTGCGGAATGCATCATCGGCAAACACCGCAACGGCCCGGTCGGAAAAGTCATCCTGACTTGGATGGGGCAGTTTACCAAATTCGGAAATGCCGCCTATATCCCGGAATCGGCGGCGGAAGGCCGAACGGCATAATAAAATAAAAAATTATTAGGCAAAAATGGGCAAAATCGTTTAGAATCGCCTATGCGGTTTTCCTAAAAATAAAAGCGGTCCGGATGCCTTCCATCCTGCCCGCAGATAATTGAAAAATACATTACAGTTAACGTCCTATTGCTTATGTGTACACGAAAACAACAAGGTTTCACGCTAATAGAGCTGCTCATCGTGATGGTCATCGCAGCCATTATGGCGATGATAGCCCTCCCCAGTATGAGCCGGTGGATTGCATCCCGCCGTATCGCCAGTCACGCGGAGCAGGTTGCCAACCTTTTGCGTTTCTCCAGGGGCGAAGCCGTCCGGCTCAATCTCCCTGTCTATATCTGTCCTGTTCAAGTTAAAAAAGACGGTACGGTCAACAACCAATGCGACTTCAGTAAGAAGGGGCAGGGAATGTTGGCTTTCGGCGACAAAAACGGCAATAAGGCATATGACGGCGATGCTGCGGATGTTTTTCTCCGCAGCGTGGTGTTGAATGATGCCGACGACAGCCGGATTAATTATGCCTTCAACCATATCGCTTTCGGTCAGACACAGCCGACTGCCGACCGTGTTGTTTGGACTTTCAACCAAAACGGGGCATTCGGCTATTCGTCCGATCAGAATCTCACGCGCACTTCCAGATTTGTTTACTCTGACGGTTATATCCAAATCGTGTTGACAGATGCGAAGGCGGTTTCTGCCGATGAAAAGAAATTCCGTTCGGCAGTGGTTTTGATTGACGGCAGCGGCAGGGTTGAGGTTTGTCCTAGAAACGATACGCGCGCCGTATGCCAACATCAATGACTGTTTTAGTCGGTTTGGGAAATAAAAAAATGAAGAATAATGATTGCTTCCGCCTGAAAAATCCCCAGTCCGGTATGGCGCTGATAGAAGTTTTGGTTGCTATGCTCGTTCTGACCATCGGTATTTTGGCATTGCTGTCCGTGCAGTTGCGGACAGTCGCTTCCGTCAGGGAAGCGGAAACGCAAACCATCGTCAGCCAAATCACGCAAAACCTGATGGAAGGGATGTTGATGAATCCGACCATTGATTCGGACAGCAACAAGAAAAACTATAATCTTTACACAGGGTCGTACGCCCCTTCTTCCTCCGACGGCGATTTCACGCCTAATAATTTGAAAACCAAGAAGGATTTGGCAAAAGCTCAGTTGGACAGGTTCGGTTATGAATTGAAAAATGCCTTGCCGGATGCGGCAGCTATTCATTACGCCGTCTGCAAAGATTCGTCGGGTAATGCGCCGACATTGTCCGACAGCGGTGTTTTTTCTTCAAATTGCGACAATAAGGCAAACGGAGATACTTTAATTAAAGTATTGTGGGTAAATGATTCGGCAGGGGATTCGGATATTGCCCGTACGAATCTTGAGGCGAACGGCGACAATATCGTATATACCTATCAGGCAAGGGTCGGAGGTCGGGAATGAAACGTAAAATGCTAAACGTACCAAAAGGCAGTTATGATGGTATGAAGGGTTTTACCATTGTTGAATTTCTGGTTGCAGGTCTGCTCAGTATGATTGTCCTGATGGCGGTCGGATCGAGTTACTTTACGTCCCGGAAATTAAATGATGCGGCAAACGAGCGTCTTGCCGCGCAACAGGATTTGCGGAATGCGGCAACATTGATTGTCCGCGATGCGAGAATGGCGGGCGGCTTCGGTTGTTTCAATATGTCCGAGCATCCTGCAACTGATGTTATTTTCGATACGACGCAACAAAATTCTCCTTTTTCCTTAAAAAGGAACGGTATAGATAAACTTATTCCCATAGCGGAATCTTCAAATATCGGATATCCGGGTTTTACCCAGTCCGGTAAGGCATTGATTTTCCAATACGGTATCGATGATGCTAATGCAAGCGCCGCGACTACCGTCGTCAGCAGCTGTGCCGCAATATCGAAACCGGGCAAGCAAATCCTTACTTTAGAAAATGTAAAAAAAGAATTGAAGATTCCGGATACGGATAACAGGCAAAATGGCAATATTGCGCGTCAAAGGCATGAGGTCAATGCCTATGCGGTCGGCAAGATTGCCGATGAGGAAGGTTTGTTCCGCTTCCAATTGAATACTAATGGCGGATGGGGTAATCCTCAGTTGCTCGTGAAAAAAATTACCCATATGAATGTGCGGTATATCTATGTTTCCGACTGTCCTGAAGATGAAGATGCCGGCAAAGAGGAAAAATTCAAATATACGGATAAATTCGACAGCTCCAAAGGTGCTGTTACGCCTGCCGGGGTGGAGGTTTTATTGAATAGCGGTACTGATGCCAAGATTGCCGCTTCTTCAGACAATAATATTTATGCTTACCGTATCGATGCGACAATACGCGGGGGAAATGTATGCGCAAACAGAACACTTTGACGGGAATCCCGACTTCTGACGGACAGAAAGGGTTTGCACTGTTTATCGTGCTGATGGTGATGATCGTCGTGGCCTTTTTGGTTGTAACTGCCGCGCAGTCTTACAATACCGAGCAGAGGATCAGTGCCAACGAATCAGACAGGAAATTGGCTTTGTCTTTAGCCGAGGCGGCTTTGCGGGACGGCGAATTTCAGGTTTTGGATTTGGAATATACTACGGACAGTAAGGTTACATTTAGCGAAAACTGTGAAAACGGCCTGTGTACCGCAGTGAATGTGCGGACAAATAATGATAATGAAGAGGCTTTTGACAATATCGTGGTGCAAGGCAAGCCTACCGTTGAAGCCGTGAAGCGTTTTTGCCCTGCAAATTCTACCAACCTGTGTATTGACAATAAAGGGATGGTATATGGGAAAGGTACGGGAAGCGTCAGCAAAATGCCGCGTTATATTATCGAATATTTGGGTGTGAAGAATAACCAAAATATTTATAGGGTTACTGCCAAGGCTTGGGGTAAGAATGCCAATACCGTGGTCGTCCTACAATCTTATGTAAGCAATAATGATGAGCAATAAAATGGAGCAAAAAGGGTTTACATTGGTTGAGGTAATGATAGTCGTCGCGATACTCGGCATCATCAGCGTCATTGCCATACCTTCTTATCAAAGTTATATTGAAAAAGGCTATCAGTCCCAGCTTTATACGGAGATGGTCAGTATCAACAATGCTTTCAAACAGATTATTTTGAAAAATCCTGGGGAAAGTAATCAAAACCTTGAAACGGAACTGAAGAAGTTTGCGCCGGCTTATCGGATGAACCCGAAAATTGCTGAAAAATATAGTGTTTCGGGGGAATTTGTCGATGCGGCAAAATCAAGGGCATACAGGTTGGTCGGCGTTCCGAAGGCGGGGACGGGTTATACCTTGTCGGTATGGATGAACAGCGTGGGCGACGGATACAAATGCCGTGATGCCGCTTCTGCCCGAGCCTATTCGGAGACTTTGTCCGCGGATGCCGGCTGTGAAGCTTTCTCTAATCGTAAAAAATAGGGCTGTTTTGCCAATGCCGTCTGAAAATCAATGTTCAGACGGCATTTTTTACGGACATTTTGAAATGAATTATGTCATCAACCATCCCAAGATGCCTGACGAGCCGACCCCTATCAATACGGTAGGCAACATAGAAAAGCGGCAGGCTGCCAAGGCGGTTAACGCGATGGCGATAAGTTCGTGCGGCTTGTCGGATACGAAATAGGGGGCAATGACGGAAATCAGGACGCAGCCCGGCGCGGCTTCCATAATGGTTTGGGCACGGCGGCTTAAGGTTCGGTTACGCAGTGCGAAAAAGCCGATCAACCGGGTAGAGTAGGTAACGGCAAGCATAGAGGCAAACAACAGGAATGATTGGAGCGACAATAAACCTTTCATTTTTGTTCTCCCCAGAGATAAGCCGATAACAGACCGGACAGTGCGCCGGCAGGAACATACCACGCGCCGTCAACGGTCAGGTAAACGGCGGATGCAATAATCAGGCTGACAAACCATGGTCTTGATGCGGAAAAACCTTTCCACATCCCTCTCAATAAAACCAGAAATACGGCAGGGAACGCCATACCGAATCCCCAAGCGGCCACATTGCCGAAAACTGGCCCTACTGCCGCGCCGAGGGCGGCAAACCCTATCCAGGTAATGTAGAGGATAAAGCATACGCCCATATAAAAAGGCATATTGAACGCGGGCAAACCGGCTGCTTTCCGTTTTTGGATTTCGGAGAATGCCATCGCCCAGCTTTCATCACACATAAAAAACAGTGCGGGTACGGCTTTTTTCAGCGGTATTCCTTTCAGGTGTGGGGCAAGCGCCGCCCCCATCAGGATATGCCGCGAATTAATCATAAAGGTTACGGTGGCGATAAGCAGTATCGGCAGAGGTTCCGCCCACAGGTCGACCGTGGCAAATTCGGAGCCTCCGGCAAAATTCATACCGGTCATCAGCAGCATTTCCAGCCAAGTCATACCTTTTTGCCCGCCCTGCATACCGAGTATCAATGCCCAAGGCAGCAGCCCAATCAGCATAGGCGAACTTTCTTTGATGCCGCGTATAAATTCGTTATGCGGGGAAGGTGTGTGCATAATGTTCGTCTTCATAACCGGAAGGGCGGGTATTATACATTGGCAACGGATTTCAAAACAAAACCGATTTGCCGTGTTTCAGCGTAAACACGGCTTGTGTATAATCTCCCATCTTTGAAACCGGCCGTATGCAGGAGCAAGACGATGAATATTGAAGTAGAAATGAAAGTGTTGGACGAGAGAATGGCGGATTTTGCCCCTGCCTATGCGACGGCGGGTTCTGCCGGTTTGGACTTGCGCGCCTGTTTGGATGAGGAAGTCGTTTTGCAGCCGGGCGAAACGTTGCTTGTGCCGACCGGTTTGGCAATTTATTTGGCCGATCCTTCATATGCCGCCGTTTTGCTGCCCCGTTCCGGTTTGGGGCATAAACACGGTATCGTTTTGGGCAATTTGGTCGGTTTGATTGACTCCGATTATCAAGGGGAATTGAAGGTGTCGTTGTGGAACAGGGGCAGCGAACCGTTTGCCGTCAAGCCGTTTGAGCGTATCGCGCAGATGGTTATCGTTCCAATCGTGCAGGCGCGTTTCAAACGTGTTGAGGAGTTTGTCGGAAGCAGTCGGGGTGAGGGCGGCTTCGGCAGTACGGGTTTGCATTGAATATAAAATGCCGTCTGATGGGTGCCGTCAGGTTCAGACGGCATATCTTCCCAATATGCCGGTAATCGGAGAACATTATGAATACCTTACTCAACCAACTCAAACCCTATCCCTTTGCCCGACTGCGTGAAGCGATGCAGGGCATTTCCGCGCCCGAAGGTCTGGAAGCCGTCCCCCTTCACATCGGCGAGCCCAAACACCCGACACCGAAAGTCATTACGGATGCGCTGACCGCCTCATTGCACGAGTTGGAAAAATATCCGCTGACGGCCGGTTTGCCTGAACTGCGTCAGGCGTGTGCGAACTGGTTAAAACGCCGTTACGATGGTTTGACAGTGGATGCGGATAATGAAATTCTGCCGGTTTTAGGCAGTAGGGAGGCGTTGTTTTCTTTTGTCCAAACCGTGTTGAACCCTGTTTCAGACGGCCTCAAACCCGTAATCGTCAGCCCGAATCCCTTTTATCAGATTTATGAAGGTGCGACACTTTTGGGCGGCGGGGAAATCCATTTTGCCAATTGTCCCGCGCCGTCTTTCAACCCCGATTGGCGCAGTATTTCCGAAGAGGTTTGGAAACGCACCAAACTGGTGTTCGTCTGCTCGCCCAACAACCCCAGCGGCAGCGTGCTGGATTTGGACGGCTGGAAAGAAGTTTTTGATTTACAGGATAAATATGGTTTCATTATTGCCTCGGATGAATGCTATTCCGAAATCTATTTCGACGGCAACAAACCTTTAGGCTGCCTGCAAGCCGCTGCACAGTTGGGTCGAAGCAGGCAAAAACTGCTTATGTTCACCAGTTTGTCCAAGCGTTCCAATGTTCCGGGCCTGCGTTCCGGTTTTGTCGCCGGCGATGCCGAACTGCTTAAAAACTTTCTGCTTTACAGAACCTATCACGGCAGTGCAATGAGCATTCCCGTGCAGCGCGCAAGTATTGCCGCTTGGGATGACGAACAGCACGTTATCGACAACCGCCGTATGTATCAGGAAAAATTTGAGCGCGTTATTCCCATTTTGCAACAGGTATTTGACGTTAAATTACCGGATGCCTCGTTTTACATCTGGTTGAAAGTCCCCGATGGCGACGATTTGGCATTTGCACGCAATTTATGGCAAAAAGCCGCTATCCAAGTATTGCCCGGACGTTTTTTGGCACGGGATACCGAACAGGGCAATCCCGGGGAAGGTTATGTGCGGATTGCTTTGGTTGCCGATGTCGCAACTTGTGCCAAAGCTGCGGAAACCATTGTTTCCCTATATCGGTAAAGAATAAAAAATGCCGTTCGGACTTTCCTGACGGCATTTTTTATTATCGAAACCTTTGCAATACCTTATTTTAGATAGTTACTGAAAATAAATTACTGAGATTTCAATTAATTATTTTTGAATTTTGAAATTTGGCGGTTTTGTAAAAATCTCTGTCATTAAATTGTGTTTGCCATTACGGTATTTGCATCACAATTAATCGGCTTGCCTGAGGATGCTTTTAAATCTAAAATTCCGATGTTTGACACCATACCGAGCAGATTATGTTTTTTGTCCTTTCCCCTGCGAAAAACCTTAACGAAAAAGACCCTGCCCCTGTCAGCGAGTTTACCCAACCCGACCTGCTGGCAGAATCCGAAATGCTAATGCAGCAGTTGCGCGAGCTTGCGCCGCAACAGATTGCCGAACTGATGC includes:
- the dnaB gene encoding replicative DNA helicase is translated as MNDYAAMPSEDREISPLSLPPHSMEAEQSVLGGLLLENPAWDRIADVVSGEDFYRHEHRLIFRSVAKLINESRPADVITVQEDLQRNEELEAAGGFEYLISLAQNTPSAANIRRYAEIVRERSIMRQLAEVGTEIARSAYNPQGRDAGQLLDEAENKVFQIAESTSKSKQGFLEMPDLLKEVVQRIDMLYSRDNPDEVTGVPTGFADLDKKTSGLQPGDLIIVAGRPSMGKTAFSINIAEYVAIEKHLPVAVFSMEMGGAQLVMRMLGSVGRLDQSVLKTGRLEDEHWGRLNEAVVKLSDAPMFIDETPNLAALELRARARRLARRFDGRLGLIVIDYLQLMAGSGRSDNRASELGEISRSLKALAKELQVPIIALSQLSRTVEQRTDKRPMMSDLRESGAIEQDADLIMFMYRDEYYNQESEMKGFAECIIGKHRNGPVGKVILTWMGQFTKFGNAAYIPESAAEGRTA
- a CDS encoding GspH/FimT family pseudopilin, whose amino-acid sequence is MCTRKQQGFTLIELLIVMVIAAIMAMIALPSMSRWIASRRIASHAEQVANLLRFSRGEAVRLNLPVYICPVQVKKDGTVNNQCDFSKKGQGMLAFGDKNGNKAYDGDAADVFLRSVVLNDADDSRINYAFNHIAFGQTQPTADRVVWTFNQNGAFGYSSDQNLTRTSRFVYSDGYIQIVLTDAKAVSADEKKFRSAVVLIDGSGRVEVCPRNDTRAVCQHQ
- the pilV gene encoding type IV pilus modification protein PilV; its protein translation is MKNNDCFRLKNPQSGMALIEVLVAMLVLTIGILALLSVQLRTVASVREAETQTIVSQITQNLMEGMLMNPTIDSDSNKKNYNLYTGSYAPSSSDGDFTPNNLKTKKDLAKAQLDRFGYELKNALPDAAAIHYAVCKDSSGNAPTLSDSGVFSSNCDNKANGDTLIKVLWVNDSAGDSDIARTNLEANGDNIVYTYQARVGGRE
- a CDS encoding PilW family protein; its protein translation is MKRKMLNVPKGSYDGMKGFTIVEFLVAGLLSMIVLMAVGSSYFTSRKLNDAANERLAAQQDLRNAATLIVRDARMAGGFGCFNMSEHPATDVIFDTTQQNSPFSLKRNGIDKLIPIAESSNIGYPGFTQSGKALIFQYGIDDANASAATTVVSSCAAISKPGKQILTLENVKKELKIPDTDNRQNGNIARQRHEVNAYAVGKIADEEGLFRFQLNTNGGWGNPQLLVKKITHMNVRYIYVSDCPEDEDAGKEEKFKYTDKFDSSKGAVTPAGVEVLLNSGTDAKIAASSDNNIYAYRIDATIRGGNVCANRTL
- a CDS encoding pilus assembly PilX family protein translates to MRKQNTLTGIPTSDGQKGFALFIVLMVMIVVAFLVVTAAQSYNTEQRISANESDRKLALSLAEAALRDGEFQVLDLEYTTDSKVTFSENCENGLCTAVNVRTNNDNEEAFDNIVVQGKPTVEAVKRFCPANSTNLCIDNKGMVYGKGTGSVSKMPRYIIEYLGVKNNQNIYRVTAKAWGKNANTVVVLQSYVSNNDEQ
- a CDS encoding PilX family type IV pilin, whose product is MEQKGFTLVEVMIVVAILGIISVIAIPSYQSYIEKGYQSQLYTEMVSINNAFKQIILKNPGESNQNLETELKKFAPAYRMNPKIAEKYSVSGEFVDAAKSRAYRLVGVPKAGTGYTLSVWMNSVGDGYKCRDAASARAYSETLSADAGCEAFSNRKK
- a CDS encoding AzlD family protein, which produces MKGLLSLQSFLLFASMLAVTYSTRLIGFFALRNRTLSRRAQTIMEAAPGCVLISVIAPYFVSDKPHELIAIALTALAACRFSMLPTVLIGVGSSGILGWLMT